The proteins below are encoded in one region of Betaproteobacteria bacterium:
- a CDS encoding HPP family protein, translating to MNALRQFTLRYLIADAAPLSARERWLSALAGLVGMLLMQAILAVVPVEPGISYLLAPLGASSVILFALPHSPLAQPWSLAGGLFISALIGYFCGLWITPTFLAVGIALGVAIWVTAWLRCIHPPGGAMAVVFALSAQQHPTSLLTALLNAVAALMAVLVVNNLIPGRRYPQCLPATQVARQDRPARRSIRHEDIQHALEQLDTYLDISEDDLVRIYDLATSHAHQRHERRTCGDVMSSPAISVEFATELNEAWRLMQANHLHGLPVVDRSNRVIGVLTLENFLRHVEAHGAQGIGDNIRRLLRATPSDYSDKPEVVGQIMSNHFAKALTTTAISEIAALLASADHPVIIPVVDDSQRLAGVLTQTDLLAAIYQRQAAAAARR from the coding sequence ATGAACGCCCTGCGCCAATTTACGCTGCGTTACCTGATCGCCGATGCCGCGCCACTGTCGGCACGCGAACGCTGGCTGAGCGCACTGGCCGGGTTGGTCGGCATGCTGCTGATGCAGGCCATCCTCGCCGTAGTGCCGGTCGAACCGGGGATCAGCTATCTGCTGGCACCGCTGGGGGCCAGCTCGGTGATTCTCTTCGCCCTCCCCCACAGCCCGCTGGCGCAGCCCTGGTCGCTGGCCGGCGGACTTTTCATCTCGGCGCTGATCGGCTATTTTTGTGGTTTGTGGATTACGCCAACGTTTTTGGCCGTTGGTATTGCGCTGGGGGTGGCCATCTGGGTGACTGCCTGGTTGCGCTGCATTCATCCGCCGGGCGGCGCCATGGCTGTGGTTTTTGCGCTGAGTGCCCAGCAGCATCCGACTTCGCTGCTAACGGCACTGCTAAACGCCGTCGCTGCGCTGATGGCGGTCCTCGTCGTCAATAATCTGATCCCCGGTCGTCGTTATCCACAATGCCTGCCAGCTACGCAGGTGGCCCGGCAGGATCGTCCGGCAAGGCGGAGCATTCGTCACGAAGATATCCAGCACGCGCTGGAGCAGCTCGATACCTACCTGGACATCAGCGAGGACGATCTGGTGCGCATCTATGACCTGGCCACTAGCCATGCCCACCAGCGGCACGAGCGGCGCACCTGCGGCGACGTGATGAGCTCTCCGGCGATCAGCGTTGAGTTCGCAACCGAGCTGAATGAAGCCTGGCGACTGATGCAAGCCAATCATTTGCACGGCTTGCCAGTGGTGGACCGCAGCAATCGGGTCATCGGCGTCCTGACGCTGGAAAATTTTCTGCGCCATGTCGAAGCCCATGGCGCCCAGGGCATCGGCGACAATATTCGCCGACTGCTGCGCGCGACGCCTTCCGATTATTCGGACAAGCCCGAGGTGGTCGGCCAGATCATGAGCAACCACTTCGCCAAGGCGCTGACCACGACAGCCATCAGTGAGATTGCCGCATTGCTTGCTTCAGCCGATCATCCGGTCATCATTCCGGTCGTGGATGATAGCCAAAGACTGGCAGGCGTCCTTACCCAGACCGACCTGCTCGCTGCCATTTATCAACGCCAGGCAGCTGCGGCAGCGAGGCGCTAA
- a CDS encoding glycosyltransferase family 2 protein: MPSASTTHLVLIPSYNPGPKVLATVRAARAQWNPVWVVVDGSTDGSAERLQALAATDMGLKVIVLPQNRGKGSAVLEGVTQAAAAGFTHALTMDSDGQHPADLIPAFMAASQAQPAKMVLGKPVFDADAPALRVNGRKVSNGWANLETLWMGIGDSLYGFRVYPIRPLMKIMHANRFMRRFDFDPEAVVRLCWAGVRPLNIDAPVRYFRADEGGVSHFRYLRDNTLLTWMHTRLFLGFIVRLPFLVLRRLFG, translated from the coding sequence ATGCCCAGCGCTTCAACAACCCATCTTGTCCTGATTCCCAGCTATAACCCCGGTCCCAAGGTGCTGGCCACCGTGCGGGCGGCGCGGGCTCAGTGGAATCCGGTGTGGGTGGTCGTTGATGGCAGCACCGATGGCAGTGCCGAGCGGTTGCAGGCACTGGCCGCGACCGATATGGGTTTGAAGGTTATCGTCCTGCCGCAAAATCGCGGCAAGGGCTCGGCCGTACTCGAAGGCGTCACGCAGGCAGCTGCCGCCGGCTTTACCCACGCCTTGACCATGGATTCCGACGGCCAGCATCCGGCCGACCTGATCCCCGCCTTCATGGCTGCCTCGCAGGCACAGCCAGCCAAAATGGTTCTGGGCAAGCCGGTGTTCGATGCCGATGCACCAGCGCTACGCGTCAATGGCCGTAAGGTGTCGAACGGTTGGGCCAATCTCGAAACCCTGTGGATGGGCATTGGCGATTCGCTCTACGGCTTTCGGGTGTATCCGATCAGGCCGCTGATGAAAATCATGCATGCCAACCGTTTCATGCGGCGTTTTGATTTTGATCCCGAGGCGGTCGTCCGCCTGTGCTGGGCCGGTGTCAGGCCGCTCAATATCGACGCCCCGGTTCGTTACTTCAGGGCTGACGAAGGGGGTGTATCGCACTTCCGCTACCTGCGTGACAATACCTTGCTGACGTGGATGCACACCCGCTTGTTCCTCGGTTTCATCGTTCGCTTGCCATTTCTGGTACTGCGCCGCCTGTTCGGCTGA
- a CDS encoding 1-acyl-sn-glycerol-3-phosphate acyltransferase has translation MTDRGSAGNPLWMAYEYVAMLVGLGALAVLCLLWLPCALILKPLLPKRLGQPFGRGMISFGFQVYLGILSLLCACRFDLHEIDQLRDQGPLIVAANHPSLLDAVMIVSRLPNAVCVMKASLMDNILFGAAARLARYIRNDIALKMILGAREELEQGAHLIIFPEGSRTRNFPFDASTPSVGLIAYRSKVPVQTLLIEFSTPYLGKAWPLFRRPVLPLSCRIRLGRRFPPPSNVQVFSAELDTYFSSEFGPISPSTAAFAV, from the coding sequence ATGACTGATCGCGGCAGCGCAGGCAATCCCTTGTGGATGGCCTACGAATACGTCGCCATGTTGGTCGGTCTCGGCGCTTTGGCGGTGCTTTGCCTGCTATGGTTGCCCTGCGCGCTGATCCTCAAGCCCCTGCTGCCAAAACGCCTGGGCCAACCATTCGGCCGTGGCATGATTTCATTCGGCTTCCAGGTTTATCTGGGCATTCTTAGCCTGCTCTGCGCCTGTCGTTTCGACCTGCATGAAATCGACCAGTTGCGCGATCAGGGGCCGCTTATTGTTGCCGCCAATCATCCTTCCCTGCTGGATGCGGTCATGATCGTGTCGCGACTGCCCAATGCGGTTTGCGTGATGAAGGCATCGTTGATGGATAACATCCTGTTCGGTGCCGCGGCGCGACTGGCCCGTTACATTCGCAACGACATAGCATTGAAGATGATTCTGGGTGCTCGCGAGGAGCTTGAGCAAGGTGCCCACCTGATCATTTTTCCTGAAGGATCCCGTACCCGGAACTTCCCCTTTGACGCCAGTACGCCAAGCGTCGGACTGATTGCCTACCGCAGCAAGGTTCCCGTACAAACGCTGCTGATCGAATTCTCGACACCTTATCTCGGCAAGGCCTGGCCGTTGTTTCGCCGCCCGGTCCTGCCGCTCTCCTGTCGCATACGCCTCGGTCGTCGCTTTCCGCCACCGAGCAACGTGCAAGTGTTTTCGGCTGAACTCGATACTTATTTTTCTTCCGAATTTGGTCCAATTTCCCCGTCGACCGCAGCATTCGCTGTTTGA
- a CDS encoding MipA/OmpV family protein: MAGPNKIRQRCLAALMLASVVPGIQAAEDLPLWELGAGVSAFSFPSYRGSDQTNNFLLPVPHFTYHGDFLKADRHGIRGSFFDSDWLDLSVSLALSPPASSNDITARSGMPDLKGTFEIGPQMDVTFWRSENRARFVKLLLPLRTAITLEGSPKDIGLVFHPKLNMDITDIPGMAGWNLGMLAGPLFGDKRQHAYYYTVAPQYATADRPAYEAKAGYAGMQYLVALSKRFPSYWVGGFVRYDNLGGATFDNSPLVRQKDYVAAGIAITWVLGESSTRVKVDD, from the coding sequence ATGGCCGGACCGAACAAGATTCGCCAGCGTTGTCTGGCGGCCCTGATGCTGGCGAGTGTGGTGCCCGGCATCCAGGCAGCAGAAGACCTGCCTTTATGGGAGCTCGGGGCCGGTGTTTCGGCCTTCAGCTTTCCGTCGTATCGTGGTTCGGACCAGACCAACAATTTTCTGTTGCCGGTGCCGCACTTCACATATCACGGCGATTTCCTGAAGGCTGACCGCCATGGCATTCGGGGCAGTTTTTTCGATTCTGACTGGCTCGATCTCAGCGTCAGCCTGGCTTTGTCGCCGCCAGCCAGCAGCAACGACATCACGGCACGCAGCGGCATGCCAGACCTCAAAGGAACTTTCGAGATCGGCCCGCAAATGGACGTCACCTTCTGGCGTTCCGAAAACCGCGCCCGCTTCGTCAAATTGCTGCTACCGCTACGCACCGCCATCACGCTCGAAGGTTCGCCGAAGGATATCGGCCTGGTGTTTCATCCCAAACTGAACATGGATATCACCGACATTCCCGGCATGGCTGGCTGGAACCTCGGCATGCTGGCCGGCCCGCTGTTTGGTGACAAACGCCAGCATGCCTACTACTACACCGTGGCGCCCCAATACGCTACGGCCGATCGTCCGGCCTATGAAGCCAAGGCCGGTTACGCCGGCATGCAGTATCTGGTCGCCCTTTCCAAGCGCTTCCCCAGCTACTGGGTCGGCGGCTTTGTTCGCTACGACAACCTGGGCGGCGCCACTTTCGACAATAGTCCGCTTGTCCGCCAGAAAGACTACGTGGCTGCCGGCATTGCCATCACTTGGGTCCTCGGTGAGTCATCAACACGCGTCAAGGTCGATGACTGA
- a CDS encoding tryptophan 7-halogenase — protein sequence MEQQAKNVERRQCDVLVIGGGPAGSTVAPMLVEKGYKVVVLEKAHHPRFHIGESLLPANLPLFERMGIAEQVKAIGMMKPGAEFVSPNHEMTSVFNFAEAWDKSMPYAYQVKRDQFDEILIRNAEKKGVEVHEGCKAKAVDFLPDNNAAVRAVHDDGRETEWQARFVVDASGRDTFLANRFQIKHRNPKHNSSAIYGHFTGVQRHEGPAEGNITIFWFDHGWFWFIPMPNDITSIGMVTWPYYMKTKGDRSLEQFLRDGFAQCPKLTMRLTNAKLINEVEATGNFSYVSERNHGSNYVMLGDAYAFIDPVFSSGVLLAMNSGVIAAEAIDTCLRTPAKAAAALKRFDALMRHGPKEFSWFIYRVTNPIMREFFMGPRNVLRAKEAVLSMLAGDIFGKTPIWPSIWVFKFLYYAANIMQPKRAFMGWKQRKFNIRKVDDAVVYNA from the coding sequence ATGGAACAGCAGGCGAAGAATGTGGAACGTCGACAGTGCGATGTGCTGGTGATTGGTGGCGGGCCTGCTGGTTCTACCGTTGCGCCGATGCTGGTCGAAAAGGGTTACAAGGTGGTGGTACTGGAAAAGGCGCACCACCCGCGCTTTCACATTGGCGAATCCCTGTTGCCGGCCAACTTGCCATTATTCGAACGCATGGGCATCGCCGAGCAAGTGAAGGCCATCGGCATGATGAAACCCGGTGCTGAATTTGTTTCGCCAAATCATGAAATGACCTCGGTCTTCAACTTTGCTGAAGCCTGGGACAAATCCATGCCCTACGCCTACCAGGTCAAGCGCGACCAGTTTGACGAAATCCTGATTCGCAATGCCGAGAAAAAGGGCGTCGAAGTCCATGAAGGCTGCAAGGCCAAGGCAGTCGATTTCCTGCCTGACAACAATGCAGCCGTTCGTGCAGTCCATGATGACGGACGCGAAACTGAATGGCAGGCCCGTTTTGTCGTTGACGCTTCGGGCCGTGACACTTTTCTGGCCAATCGTTTCCAGATCAAGCACCGAAACCCGAAACACAACAGTTCGGCCATCTACGGTCATTTCACTGGCGTTCAGCGTCATGAAGGCCCGGCCGAAGGCAATATCACCATTTTCTGGTTCGATCACGGCTGGTTCTGGTTCATCCCGATGCCAAACGACATCACCAGCATTGGCATGGTGACTTGGCCTTACTACATGAAAACCAAGGGCGACCGCAGTCTGGAACAATTCCTGCGCGACGGTTTTGCCCAGTGTCCAAAACTGACCATGCGGCTGACCAACGCCAAATTGATCAACGAAGTCGAAGCTACCGGCAATTTTTCGTATGTATCCGAGCGAAACCACGGCAGCAATTACGTCATGCTCGGCGATGCCTATGCCTTCATTGATCCGGTATTTTCCTCCGGCGTGCTGCTGGCCATGAATAGTGGCGTGATCGCCGCCGAGGCCATCGATACCTGCCTCAGGACACCAGCCAAGGCCGCAGCTGCCCTGAAACGTTTTGACGCGCTGATGAGGCATGGGCCGAAGGAATTCTCCTGGTTCATCTATCGCGTGACCAATCCGATCATGCGTGAATTCTTTATGGGACCCCGCAATGTCCTACGGGCCAAGGAGGCCGTGCTCTCCATGCTGGCGGGTGACATTTTTGGCAAGACACCCATCTGGCCATCGATCTGGGTCTTCAAGTTCCTCTATTACGCCGCCAACATCATGCAGCCGAAGCGGGCGTTCATGGGTTGGAAGCAGCGGAAATTCAATATTCGCAAGGTCGACGACGCTGTCGTTTACAACGCATAG
- a CDS encoding cobalamin-dependent protein (Presence of a B(12) (cobalamin)-binding domain implies dependence on cobalamin itself, in one of its several forms, or in some unusual lineages, dependence on a cobalamin-like analog.) has product MRITLVHPAGFNFVPGQPDFSVLANRMAPIGIMQLASWLEKFGHSVQLHDCLGPYAPPTIVENAEMVLATDPEMVGFSATTSGFMDAFEIAAYIRAKRPEIRIVFGNVHVSSLGAPILEHFPEIDYLVVGEGEGSFLDLADGKPLKDIGNLIYRDETGRIRINPRRDRIIDLDELPFPAYEKLAGFPHAYHLPLFAYEKRHGATMITSRGCPYTCSFCDRTVFERLYKTNSAQYTYDHMKYLRDKFGVHHINMYDDLFTAKKQRVFDLCELLIKKPLGIQWNCAIRTGHTSDEMLAKLKQAGVLMVSMGIESADPVMMERHKAGVTLEAVRDTVRQIHAAGMRAKGLFIFGMPGETPETVKVTSDFILSLELDEMNMTKFSPLHGAPIWDECANSNVSGEMIEDWRLMNCLNFVFLPHGFQSREEMDALYNWHVKRFYDSKGYRRRFAKRLWAHRWSLWHVINHLPETIAAARYFNSNKEQLEKAKREFKLHPRQPVGLKPFLSPDLQVDHIVAMSPIKMSRREAMKAIIPLVEEGTGCCTPSALQAAV; this is encoded by the coding sequence ATGCGAATCACGCTTGTCCATCCCGCCGGTTTCAACTTTGTACCCGGTCAACCGGATTTTTCGGTGCTGGCCAATCGAATGGCACCCATCGGGATCATGCAACTGGCCAGTTGGCTGGAAAAGTTTGGCCATAGTGTGCAACTGCATGATTGTCTCGGCCCATATGCACCGCCAACCATTGTTGAAAATGCCGAGATGGTGCTGGCGACTGATCCGGAGATGGTGGGGTTTTCAGCAACGACATCCGGTTTCATGGATGCTTTCGAAATTGCAGCTTATATACGGGCCAAACGACCGGAAATAAGGATTGTTTTTGGCAATGTTCATGTCTCGTCGCTGGGTGCTCCGATCCTCGAACATTTTCCGGAAATTGACTATCTGGTTGTTGGCGAAGGTGAGGGTTCGTTCCTCGATCTGGCCGACGGTAAGCCACTCAAGGACATTGGCAACCTGATTTACCGGGATGAAACGGGCAGGATCCGTATCAATCCACGTCGTGACCGGATTATTGATCTCGACGAACTCCCCTTCCCTGCCTACGAAAAATTGGCTGGTTTTCCCCACGCTTATCACCTGCCACTGTTTGCCTACGAAAAGCGTCATGGGGCAACGATGATTACGTCCCGCGGTTGTCCCTATACCTGCTCGTTTTGTGATCGGACGGTATTTGAGCGACTGTACAAAACCAATTCGGCGCAATACACCTACGATCACATGAAATACCTGCGCGACAAGTTCGGCGTCCATCACATCAACATGTATGACGACTTGTTCACAGCCAAGAAGCAACGGGTTTTTGACCTCTGTGAGTTGTTGATCAAAAAACCACTGGGTATTCAGTGGAACTGCGCCATTCGTACCGGACATACCTCCGATGAAATGCTGGCCAAACTCAAGCAGGCAGGCGTTCTCATGGTGTCGATGGGTATTGAATCGGCCGATCCGGTGATGATGGAACGCCACAAAGCCGGCGTAACGCTTGAAGCAGTACGCGACACAGTTCGCCAGATTCACGCGGCAGGCATGCGGGCCAAGGGTTTGTTCATCTTTGGCATGCCAGGCGAGACGCCTGAAACAGTCAAGGTCACCAGTGATTTCATCCTGTCGCTGGAACTGGATGAAATGAACATGACCAAGTTCAGCCCGCTGCATGGCGCGCCGATCTGGGACGAGTGTGCCAACAGCAATGTTTCAGGGGAGATGATTGAAGACTGGCGATTGATGAATTGTCTGAACTTTGTCTTTTTGCCGCACGGCTTCCAATCGCGAGAGGAGATGGACGCGCTGTATAACTGGCACGTCAAACGCTTCTACGACAGCAAAGGGTATCGTCGCCGCTTCGCCAAGCGACTGTGGGCCCATCGCTGGAGCTTGTGGCATGTGATCAATCATCTGCCTGAAACGATCGCTGCTGCGCGGTATTTCAATTCAAACAAGGAGCAACTGGAAAAAGCCAAGCGCGAATTCAAGCTGCATCCGCGTCAGCCGGTTGGTTTGAAACCATTCCTGAGCCCGGATTTACAGGTTGATCACATCGTGGCCATGTCGCCAATCAAAATGTCTCGGCGTGAAGCGATGAAGGCAATTATTCCCTTGGTTGAGGAAGGTACGGGCTGCTGTACGCCGTCAGCCTTGCAGGCGGCGGTATAA
- the mnmE gene encoding tRNA uridine-5-carboxymethylaminomethyl(34) synthesis GTPase MnmE, with protein sequence MKSDTIAAIATAPGRGGVGVIRVSGSNLLPFAFELTGKTPKPRYATLADFKSADGATVDSGILLFFNNPNSFTGEDVLELQGHGGPVVMQMLLARCLDLGARLAEPGEFSRRAFLNGKMDLAQAEAVADLIDAATTSAARSAVRSLQGEFSRAIGELNEELINLRMLVEATLDFPEEDIDFLKAANAFGRLERLQLKLAEIFDRAGQGKLLQSGLHVVLAGQPNVGKSSLLNRLAGDDLAIVTPIAGTTRDALRSTIQIEGIPLHIIDTAGLRETDDEVEKIGIERSWKEIERSDAVLLLVDARTGVTEADHEILDRLPERLQRITIYNKIDLSGNQPERHDEPDSTAISLSARSGEGIGLLRQELLRIAGWHQAEDVFIARERHLRALSDAQEHVAAARNVVEGVFPALELFAEELRLAQQSLGQITGEFTADDLLGVIFSRFCIGK encoded by the coding sequence GTGAAGTCAGACACCATTGCTGCCATCGCCACGGCCCCCGGCCGTGGTGGTGTTGGCGTCATTCGTGTATCGGGCAGCAATTTGCTGCCCTTTGCATTTGAACTGACCGGAAAGACGCCCAAACCCCGTTATGCAACTCTGGCTGATTTTAAATCAGCCGACGGTGCCACGGTCGACAGCGGAATTTTGCTGTTTTTCAACAATCCAAATTCATTTACCGGCGAAGACGTCCTTGAGCTGCAAGGCCATGGTGGCCCAGTTGTCATGCAGATGCTCCTCGCCCGCTGCCTTGATCTCGGTGCTCGTTTGGCCGAACCTGGTGAATTCAGCCGACGGGCCTTCCTGAACGGAAAAATGGACCTGGCACAGGCTGAAGCCGTTGCCGATCTGATTGATGCCGCAACTACCAGCGCAGCACGTTCTGCGGTTCGTTCATTACAAGGCGAATTCTCGCGTGCCATCGGTGAACTTAACGAAGAATTGATCAACCTGCGAATGCTGGTTGAAGCCACGCTGGATTTTCCTGAAGAAGATATTGATTTCCTGAAGGCAGCCAATGCCTTTGGTCGACTGGAACGCCTGCAACTGAAGCTAGCCGAGATATTCGACCGCGCTGGCCAGGGAAAACTGCTGCAATCAGGGCTACACGTCGTTCTGGCTGGGCAGCCCAATGTTGGCAAGTCCTCACTCCTCAATCGCCTCGCTGGCGACGATCTGGCCATCGTCACGCCGATCGCCGGCACCACACGCGATGCCCTGCGATCAACCATTCAGATCGAAGGCATTCCGCTGCACATCATCGATACTGCCGGCCTGCGCGAGACAGATGATGAAGTCGAAAAAATTGGTATTGAACGTAGCTGGAAGGAAATTGAACGTTCCGATGCGGTTCTTTTACTGGTCGATGCCCGGACCGGTGTCACCGAAGCTGACCACGAAATTCTCGACCGTCTGCCGGAACGTCTGCAACGTATCACCATCTACAACAAGATTGATCTCTCAGGCAACCAGCCGGAGCGACATGATGAGCCGGACAGCACCGCCATATCCCTTTCTGCACGCTCTGGTGAGGGTATAGGCCTGTTACGCCAGGAATTGTTGAGAATTGCTGGCTGGCATCAGGCCGAAGATGTATTCATTGCTCGCGAACGCCATTTGCGAGCCTTGTCTGATGCTCAGGAACATGTCGCTGCTGCCAGAAACGTGGTTGAAGGTGTATTTCCGGCACTTGAATTGTTTGCCGAAGAACTTCGCCTGGCTCAGCAATCACTTGGCCAAATTACTGGCGAATTCACCGCAGACGACCTTCTTGGCGTCATTTTCAGCCGCTTTTGCATCGGAAAATAA